Proteins from a single region of Oncorhynchus tshawytscha isolate Ot180627B linkage group LG03, Otsh_v2.0, whole genome shotgun sequence:
- the LOC112236179 gene encoding cordon-bleu protein-like 1 isoform X3 has protein sequence MDGRAVLRSAATHCAGRVSTKNKAPSPPVSVKGLDGAGLSQRHFVSAFPQMTMDQKENQLEQDLTLVVVLPGGVEKTATVHGSKPMMDLLVMLCAKYHLNPSGYVIELVTTNRNPIKFKPNTLIGALEAEKVLLKPKGMEDKIKKPIPQMPEATVRLVINYKNTQKTMLRVSPRVPLEDLLPSICDKCEFDRQSTFLLRDAQSKDPLDLTCSLNDFAIREVYATDTKAMYSEDVPASPTPTTTTHLDTIPPSKDKMQKEKENKGLFSLFRRSKKKPEQGMTASAPASPVFPSKPRPLSMSSLSAHSSTFNCNSMASDMPKKRRAPLPPMLVSQRCPSNLSHRQRSISDSEPEAQKDSDQMAGLSRSTESSLKRTKRKAPLPPASPSVVVHDVASLDGGGQLPNTLEEIVEQEETTASVVLDSMSDVQEDDSSLNLSTADISVDAERTEALSPPLEAPDTPYAEMETSSPPESEGPAGEDQACDLSSDGKLVHSMVNNTERTDPMLIAEMDTSEAADESPPCQAEEIGGQTDLPCEDYTTQDGVKGECSTESSHTISPPAAQPMTQSTGTQASDQLDTDPYYREWPVATSTPCPPAEDAQVQTDLTPPCPVSTPRQQEVPPPSKASTSGTVGLKKDMATSTEELLIPADPITPALSPASAAPQYQTSTQSGPAPPKPSNELTRDYIPKVGMTTYTIVPHKTLEKLRNFELELMLESPNVALEKEVGSLELKDRTKQAEQLQVTAEQTELQSIVPLESSLSQQVPTTTTTTVNSNVVEPIHSPPTPTRILPAGDDKIPSPSSGGDQAGLIAEVTEMKIPPATKPKPGSFRLPQHKRTPGYYVTSAAVKSLNASPGAGQREAPGSLVAAAAQALQLVEEDSFPPPVQWEEETSEGADVVDMEPSVPSPWPSPARAPQSPGLSLEKLRSFAAPKPYSPTTPSRFAQAVSSAVKRSQSLSTDSTSPSPRLPPFYPITSRFLVNDPKGPCGVAMGRDNGEGEENKGLELQGRGDLSGGPASGNMTVQMAGQSDPEQWLSVCGERS, from the exons AGTGTCAACCAAAAACAAGGCCCCATCTCCCCCAGTATCAGTGAAGGGGCTGGATGGTGCAGGCCTCTCCCAGAGACACTTTGTATCAGCATTTCCTCAGATGACCATGGACCAGAAGGAGAACCAACTTGAACAGGACTTGACTCTGGTTGTGGTTCTGCCAGGCGGAGTGGAGAAGACAGCCACTGTCCATGGCAG CAAGCCCATGATGGATTTGTTAGTGATGCTTTGTGCCAAGTACCACCTGAACCCATCAGGCTATGTTATAGAGCTCGTCACCACCAACAGAAACCCAATCAAGTTCAAACCCAACACTCTGATCGGGGCCCTGGAGGCAGAGAAGGTTCTGCTCAAGCCCAAAGGAATGGAGGACAAGATTAAGAAGCCAATTCCTCAGATGCCAGAG GCAACTGTCCGTCTGGTAATAAACTATAAAAATACCCAGAAGACTATGCTAAGAGTCAGTCCTCGAGTCCCCCTTGAAGACCTCTTACCATCTATTTGTGACAAATGTGAATTTGACCGACAGAGCACATTTTTATTGAGAGATGCCCAATCTAAGGATCCTTTGGATTTGACCTGTTCTCTCAATGATTTTGCAATAAGGGAGGTTTATGCAACGGACACAAAAG CTATGTACTCAGAAGATGTACCTGCCTCTCCTACCCCTACTACCACAACTCATCTAG ATACCATTCCACCCAGTAAAGATAAAATGCAGAAGGAGAAAGAAAACAAGGGATTGTTCAGTTTATTCAGGAGGAGTAAGAAGAAACCTGAGCAG GGAATGACTGCTAGTGCCCCGGCGTCCCCAGTCTTTCCCAGCAAGCCTCGACCTCTTAGCATGAGTTCGCTCAGTGCCCACTCCTCCACATTCAACTGCAACTCCATGGCTTCTGACATGCCAAAGAAGAGACGGGCTCCCCTGCCCCCCATGCTGGTGTCCCAGAGATGCCCCTCTAACCTCAGCCATCGCCAGAGGTCCATCTCCGACTCAGAGCCCGAAGCCCAAAAGGACAGTGACCAG ATGGCTGGTCTGAGTCGCAGCACGGAGTCTTCCCTGAAGAGGACGAAGCGCAAGGCTCCCCTACCCCCTGCATCTCCCAGTGTGGTTGTCCATGATGTAGCTTCACTAGATGGAG GTGGCCAACTTCCTAATACACTGGAAGAGATCGTGGAGCAGGAGGAGACAACTGCCTCCGTGGTCTTAGACTCTATGAGTGATGTCCAGGAGGACGACAGCAGCCTCAACCTGTCAACAGCAGACATCTCCGTGGACGCTGAGAGAACAGAGGCCCTCTCTCCACCACTGGAGGCCCCAGACACACCGTATGCTGAGATGGAGACCTCTTCACCACCCGAGAGCGAGGGCCCAGCAGGGGAAGATCAGGCTTGTGATCTGTCCTCAGATGGCAA ACTAGTGCACAGCATGGTGAACAACACTGAGCGCACGGATCCCATGCTGATTGCCGAGATGGACACATCTGAAGCTGCAGATG AAAGCCCTCCTTGCCAAGCTGAGGAAATAGGTGGTCAGACAGACTTGCCATGTGAAGATTACACAACACAAGATGGGGTCAAAGGTGAATGTAGTACTGAGAGCTCTCATACTATCAGCCCACCAGCAGCCCAGCCTATGACACAGAGTACAGGAACACAGGCCTCAGATCAGCTGGACACTGACCCCTACTATCGTGAATGGCCAGTGGCCACAAGCACCCCCTGTCCCCCTGCTGAGGATGCCCAGGTCCAGACCGATCTCACACCACCATGTCCTGTGTCAACACCCCGACAACAGGAAGTGCCTCCCCCTTCTAAAGCCTCTACCTCTGGAACGGTGGGGCTGAAGAAGGACATGGCCACATCTACAGAGGAGCTGCTGATCCCTGCTGACCCCATCACACCTGCCTTATCTCCTGCCTCAGCAGCCCCTCAGTACCAAACGTCCACTCAAAGTGGCCCGGCCCCTCCGAAGCCATCCAATGAGCTGACCAGGGACTACATCCCCAAGGTGGGGATGACTACGTACACTATCGTGCCTCACAAGACTTTGGAGAAACTGAGAAACTTTGAGCTGGAGCTGATGTTGGAATCCCCCAACGTGGCTCTCGAGAAGGAAGTAGGTTCACTTGAACTCAAAGACCGCACTAAACAGGCTGAGCAGTTACAGGTCACAGCAGAACAGACCGAGCTGCAGTCTATTGTACCTTTGGAGTCTTCCCTATCTCAGCAagtccccaccaccactactaccactgtaAATAGCAATGTGGTTGAGCCTATTCACTCCCCCCCAACACCAACAAGAATACTTCCTGCAGGAGATGACAAGATTCCATCCCCCTCTAGTGGGGGAGACCAAGCAGGCTTAATAGCAGAGGTCACAGAGATGAAAATTCCACCCGCAACTAAACCCAAGCCTGGCTCTTTCCGCTTGCCACAGCACAAAAGAACACCTGGGTATTATGTAACCTCGGCGGCAGTGAAAAGTTTGAATGCCAGTCCTGGCGCTGGCCAGAGGGAGGCTCCAGGCAGTCTAGTGGCAGCAGCAGCGCAGGCACTGCAGCTAGTGGAGGAGGACAGCTTCCCTCCTCCGgtgcagtgggaggaggagacaTCAGAAGGCGCTGATGTAGTTGACATGGAGCCAAGTGTGCCATCTCCATGGCCCAGTCCTGCCAGGGCACCCCAATCCCCAGGGCTGAGCCTGGAGAAGCTGAGGAGTTTTGCTGCTCCCAAGCCCTACTCTCCTACGACCCCGTCCCGTTTTGCCCAGGCTGTCTCCTCGGCGGTCAAAAGGTCCCAGTCCTTATCCACAGACTCCACCTCACCCTCTCCTCGCTTGCCACCATTCTACCCAATCACAAGCCGCTTTTTAGTCAATGATCCTAAAGGACCATGTGGTGTGGCTATG GGACGTGacaatggagagggggaggagaacaaAGGCTTGGAGCTCCAGGGAAGGGGGGACCTGAGCGGTGGCCCAGCCAGTGGCAACATGACTGTTCAGATGGCAGGCCAGAGTGACCCTGAGCAGTGGCtaagtgtgtgtggggagaggagctga